The following are from one region of the Quercus robur chromosome 1, dhQueRobu3.1, whole genome shotgun sequence genome:
- the LOC126731748 gene encoding uncharacterized protein LOC126731748 isoform X3, which yields MPRSPTTPRSSAYLSALSQEIEKKLQRALASRSQRPNLLQELFADIALEVDERARDIICNREEDAISPAEDGIHGPLCFFDVLADYYVQEPENGQPILDLIVTLWSQSFACHIFTLLFHKWLFEVQLDNSEVLLRYSSALVQGATNVFWIDIQTNTRRFQSLFHYLLEEVALEPTRLNKIPMQAQRDLYLLLSRFIIFYNSVDKLESFLKHFPVFPNAFLVGSPADFFVIELADQLQKLKVEPVLLHYLSHIKALQGMELRMATSTRLKTCLYSFTSPGGPMYPTRAVRHAAWSALDFLFPVGQYPRHLISLFFRLLYPWYWPSSCWNFILSCIKAVLYSLLRLVFSSWEKLKRPKEY from the exons ATGCCAAGAAGTCCCACAACGCCTCGTAGCTCTGCTTATCTCAGTGCTCTCTCTCAAGAAATTGAGAAGAAACTCCAGCGG GCACTAGCTTCTCGTTCACAGAGACCTAACTTGTTGCAAGAGTTGTTTGCTGATATTGCTTTAGAGGTTGATGAGAGAGCAAGAG aTATAATctgtaacagagaagaagatgCAATTTCTCCTGCAGAGGATGGTATCCATGGCCCATTATGCTTTTTTGATGTACTAGCTGATTATTATGTTCAAGAGCCTGAGAATGGACAGCCGATCCTTGATTTAATTGTCACGCTATGGAGCCAATCATTTGCATGCCACATTTTTACACTTCTGTTCCACAAATGG CTATTTGAAGTTCAACTTGACAATTCTGAAGTCCTCCTTCGTTACTCATCTGCTCTTGTTCAAGGTGCTACAAATGTTTTCTG GATTGATATCCAAACAAATACTCGGCGTTTTCAATCCCTCTTCCAT TAccttcttgaagaagttgcgtTGGAGCCGACACGGTTAAATAAGATTCCCATGCAG GCCCAGAGGGATCTGTATCTTTTGCTCTCAAGATTCATAATCTTCTATAATTCAG TTGACAAGCTTGAAAGCTTCTTAAAGCACTTTCCAGTTTTTCCAAATGCTTTCTTGGTTGGCAGTCCTGCCGACTTTTTCGTCATTGAACTTGCAGATCAG CTTCAAAAGTTAAAGGTGGAACCAGTACTACTACACTACCTTTCACACATTAAAGCTCTCCAGG GCATGGAACTAAGAATGGCCACAAGTACAAGGTTAAAGACTTGTTTATACAGCTTCACATCTCCTGGTGGTCCAATGTATCCAACAAGAGCTGTTCGTCATGCTGCCTGGAGTgcattagattttctttttcct GTTGGGCAATACCCTCGGCATCTTATAAGCCTGTTCTTCAGATTGTTATATCCATGGTATTGGCCCTCTTCTTGTTGGAACTTCATTCTCTCTTGTATAAAGGCAGTACTGTATTCTCTGTTAAGGTTGGTATTTTCTAGTTGGGAGAAGCTGAAAAGGCCAAAAGAATACTAA
- the LOC126731795 gene encoding THO complex subunit 4A translates to MTTALDMALDDIIKTNKQSSGSSNRGRARPSSGPGPARRLSNRSANRTGPYSTPKAPESTWQHDLFMEENLGRASAIETGTKLYISNLDYGVSNEDIKELFSEVGDLKRYTIHYDRSGRSKGTAEVVFSRRGDAVAAVKRYNNVQLDGKPMKIEIVGTNIATPTVAPAANGTVGNLNGIPRGGQGRGGALGRPRGGSNGRGFKRGRGRGRGRGRGEKVSQEDLDADLEKYHEEAKQNN, encoded by the exons ATGACTACCGCTTTAGATATGGCCTTAGACGACATCATCAAGACCAACAAGCAATCTTCCGGATCCTCCAACCGAGGCCGCGCCCGACCCTCCTCCGGACCCGGACCCGCTCGCCGCTTGTCCAACCGCTCCGCCAACCGTACGGGTCCCTATTCTACTCCTAAg GCTCCAGAGTCGACGTGGCAGCACGATTTGTTTATGGAAGAGAATTTGGGGCGAGCCTCTGCTATTGAGACCGGTACCAAGCTCTACATCTCCAACCTTGATTACGGTGTTTCCAACGAGGACATTAAG GAACTGTTTTCGGAAGTTGGTGACCTGAAACGTTATACAATTCATTATGACAGGAGTGGGAGATCAAAG gGAACGGCCGAAGTAGTCTTCTCCAGACGAGGAGATGCTGTGGCTGCTGTCAAGAGGTACAACAACGTCCAGCTTGATGGGAAACCAATGAAGATAGAGATTGTGGGTACAAACATTGCAACACCTACTGTAGCTCCAGCAGCTAATGGCACTGTTGGAAATTTAAATGGGATTCCCAGAGG TGGACAAGGGAGGGGCGGTGCACTAGGAAGGCCACGTGGCGGCAGTAATGGCCGTGGTTTTAAAAGGGGTCGTGGACGTGGACGGGGAAGAGGCCGTGGTGAAAAGGTATCTCAAGAAGATCTTGATGCTGATTTGGAGAAGTATCATGAGGAAGCAAAGCAGAATAATTGA
- the LOC126731748 gene encoding uncharacterized protein LOC126731748 isoform X2, translating to MPRSPTTPRSSAYLSALSQEIEKKLQRALASRSQRPNLLQELFADIALEVDERARDIICNREEDAISPAEDGIHGPLCFFDVLADYYVQEPENGQPILDLIVTLWSQSFACHIFTLLFHKWLFEVQLDNSEVLLRYSSALVQGATNVFWIDIQTNTRRFQSLFHYLLEEVALEPTRLNKIPMQAQRDLYLLLSRFIIFYNSVDKLESFLKHFPVFPNAFLVGSPADFFVIELADQLQKLKVEPVLLHYLSHIKALQGMELRMATSTRLKTCLYSFTSPGGPMYPTRAVRHAAWSALDFLFPVGQYPRHLISLFFRLLYPWYWPSSCWNFILSCIKAVLYSLLRLVFSSWEKLKRPKEY from the exons ATGCCAAGAAGTCCCACAACGCCTCGGAGCTCTGCTTATCTCAGTGCTCTCTCCCAAGAAATTGAGAAGAAACTCCAGCGG GCACTAGCTTCTCGTTCACAGAGACCTAACTTGTTGCAAGAGTTGTTTGCTGATATTGCTTTAGAGGTTGATGAGAGAGCAAGAG aTATAATctgtaacagagaagaagatgCAATTTCTCCTGCAGAGGATGGTATCCATGGCCCATTATGCTTTTTTGATGTACTAGCTGATTATTATGTTCAAGAGCCTGAGAATGGACAGCCGATCCTTGATTTAATTGTCACGCTATGGAGCCAATCATTTGCATGCCACATTTTTACACTTCTGTTCCACAAATGG CTATTTGAAGTTCAACTTGACAATTCTGAAGTCCTCCTTCGTTACTCATCTGCTCTTGTTCAAGGTGCTACAAATGTTTTCTG GATTGATATCCAAACAAATACTCGGCGTTTTCAATCCCTCTTCCAT TAccttcttgaagaagttgcgtTGGAGCCGACACGGTTAAATAAGATTCCCATGCAG GCCCAGAGGGATCTGTATCTTTTGCTCTCAAGATTCATAATCTTCTATAATTCAG TTGACAAGCTTGAAAGCTTCTTAAAGCACTTTCCAGTTTTTCCAAATGCTTTCTTGGTTGGCAGTCCTGCCGACTTTTTCGTCATTGAACTTGCAGATCAG CTTCAAAAGTTAAAGGTGGAACCAGTACTACTACACTACCTTTCACACATTAAAGCTCTCCAGG GCATGGAACTAAGAATGGCCACAAGTACAAGGTTAAAGACTTGTTTATACAGCTTCACATCTCCTGGTGGTCCAATGTATCCAACAAGAGCTGTTCGTCATGCTGCCTGGAGTgcattagattttctttttcct GTTGGGCAATACCCTCGGCATCTTATAAGCCTGTTCTTCAGATTGTTATATCCATGGTATTGGCCCTCTTCTTGTTGGAACTTCATTCTCTCTTGTATAAAGGCAGTACTGTATTCTCTGTTAAGGTTGGTATTTTCTAGTTGGGAGAAGCTGAAAAGGCCAAAAGAATACTAA
- the LOC126731748 gene encoding uncharacterized protein LOC126731748 isoform X1, with protein MQYLPLKAKKEAANGSYMYLIFERECLCLLNLAQALASHSQRPNLLQELFADIALEVDERARDIICNREEDAISPAEDGIHGPLCFFDVLADYYVQEPENGQPILDLIVTLWSQSFACHIFTLLFHKWLFEVQLDNSEVLLRYSSALVQGATNVFWIDIQTNTRRFQSLFHYLLEEVALEPTRLNKIPMQAQRDLYLLLSRFIIFYNSVDKLESFLKHFPVFPNAFLVGSPADFFVIELADQLQKLKVEPVLLHYLSHIKALQGMELRMATSTRLKTCLYSFTSPGGPMYPTRAVRHAAWSALDFLFPVGQYPRHLISLFFRLLYPWYWPSSCWNFILSCIKAVLYSLLRLVFSSWEKLKRPKEY; from the exons ATGCAATATTTGCCtttgaaagcaaaaaaagaagcagCAAATGGTAGCTACATGTATTTGATATTTGAAAGAGAGTGCTTATGTTTGCTTAATTTGGCACAGGCACTAGCTTCTCATTCACAGAGACCTAACTTGTTGCAAGAGTTGTTTGCTGACATTGCTTTAGAGGTTGATGAGAGAGCAAGAG aTATAATctgtaacagagaagaagatgCAATTTCTCCTGCAGAGGATGGTATCCATGGCCCATTATGCTTTTTTGATGTACTAGCTGATTATTATGTTCAAGAGCCTGAGAATGGACAGCCGATCCTTGATTTAATTGTCACGCTATGGAGCCAATCATTTGCATGCCACATTTTTACACTTCTGTTCCACAAATGG CTATTTGAAGTTCAACTTGACAATTCTGAAGTCCTCCTTCGTTACTCATCTGCTCTTGTTCAAGGTGCTACAAATGTTTTCTG GATTGATATCCAAACAAATACTCGGCGTTTTCAATCCCTCTTCCAT TAccttcttgaagaagttgcgtTGGAGCCGACACGGTTAAATAAGATTCCCATGCAG GCCCAGAGGGATCTGTATCTTTTGCTCTCAAGATTCATAATCTTCTATAATTCAG TTGACAAGCTTGAAAGCTTCTTAAAGCACTTTCCAGTTTTTCCAAATGCTTTCTTGGTTGGCAGTCCTGCCGACTTTTTCGTCATTGAACTTGCAGATCAG CTTCAAAAGTTAAAGGTGGAACCAGTACTACTACACTACCTTTCACACATTAAAGCTCTCCAGG GCATGGAACTAAGAATGGCCACAAGTACAAGGTTAAAGACTTGTTTATACAGCTTCACATCTCCTGGTGGTCCAATGTATCCAACAAGAGCTGTTCGTCATGCTGCCTGGAGTgcattagattttctttttcct GTTGGGCAATACCCTCGGCATCTTATAAGCCTGTTCTTCAGATTGTTATATCCATGGTATTGGCCCTCTTCTTGTTGGAACTTCATTCTCTCTTGTATAAAGGCAGTACTGTATTCTCTGTTAAGGTTGGTATTTTCTAGTTGGGAGAAGCTGAAAAGGCCAAAAGAATACTAA
- the LOC126731748 gene encoding uncharacterized protein LOC126731748 isoform X4, whose protein sequence is MLLLFLLDFPSGCQEVPQRLGALLISVLSPKKLRRNSSGEEDAISPAEDGIHGPLCFFDVLADYYVQEPENGQPILDLIVTLWSQSFACHIFTLLFHKWLFEVQLDNSEVLLRYSSALVQGATNVFWIDIQTNTRRFQSLFHYLLEEVALEPTRLNKIPMQAQRDLYLLLSRFIIFYNSVDKLESFLKHFPVFPNAFLVGSPADFFVIELADQLQKLKVEPVLLHYLSHIKALQGMELRMATSTRLKTCLYSFTSPGGPMYPTRAVRHAAWSALDFLFPVGQYPRHLISLFFRLLYPWYWPSSCWNFILSCIKAVLYSLLRLVFSSWEKLKRPKEY, encoded by the exons atgCTATTATTGTTCTTGCTGGATTTTCCATCAGGATGCCAAGAAGTCCCACAACGCCTCGGAGCTCTGCTTATCTCAGTGCTCTCTCCCAAGAAATTGAGAAGAAACTCCAGCGG agaagaagatgCAATTTCTCCTGCAGAGGATGGTATCCATGGCCCATTATGCTTTTTTGATGTACTAGCTGATTATTATGTTCAAGAGCCTGAGAATGGACAGCCGATCCTTGATTTAATTGTCACGCTATGGAGCCAATCATTTGCATGCCACATTTTTACACTTCTGTTCCACAAATGG CTATTTGAAGTTCAACTTGACAATTCTGAAGTCCTCCTTCGTTACTCATCTGCTCTTGTTCAAGGTGCTACAAATGTTTTCTG GATTGATATCCAAACAAATACTCGGCGTTTTCAATCCCTCTTCCAT TAccttcttgaagaagttgcgtTGGAGCCGACACGGTTAAATAAGATTCCCATGCAG GCCCAGAGGGATCTGTATCTTTTGCTCTCAAGATTCATAATCTTCTATAATTCAG TTGACAAGCTTGAAAGCTTCTTAAAGCACTTTCCAGTTTTTCCAAATGCTTTCTTGGTTGGCAGTCCTGCCGACTTTTTCGTCATTGAACTTGCAGATCAG CTTCAAAAGTTAAAGGTGGAACCAGTACTACTACACTACCTTTCACACATTAAAGCTCTCCAGG GCATGGAACTAAGAATGGCCACAAGTACAAGGTTAAAGACTTGTTTATACAGCTTCACATCTCCTGGTGGTCCAATGTATCCAACAAGAGCTGTTCGTCATGCTGCCTGGAGTgcattagattttctttttcct GTTGGGCAATACCCTCGGCATCTTATAAGCCTGTTCTTCAGATTGTTATATCCATGGTATTGGCCCTCTTCTTGTTGGAACTTCATTCTCTCTTGTATAAAGGCAGTACTGTATTCTCTGTTAAGGTTGGTATTTTCTAGTTGGGAGAAGCTGAAAAGGCCAAAAGAATACTAA